CTCAACTGAGGTTAACTAACAAAAATAATCACTTTCAAAAAGTGATTTGATCATATTATACCTACAGCCATCTATTATTACTATTCACTATCATGTACCACTAATACATATACTACTACAAACTATCAagtactactaccaccaccattactaTCATGTACCACTAATACATATACTACTACAAACTATCAagtactactaccaccaccactattactATTCACTATCATGTACCACTAATACATATACTACTACAAACTATCAagtactactaccaccaccattactaTCATGTACCACTAATACATATACTACTACAAACTATcaagtactactactactactaccaccaccaccactattactATTCACTATCATGTACCACTAATACATATACTACTACAAACTATCAagtactactaccaccaccactactactacaattacCACTATTAGTCAATTCCAagtactactacttctactatTAGCAAGCAAGCTTATATTTATAGCACAATTCCTACATCGAAGcatttcaatgtgctttacaaagaaaaatatatgaaaacaataacaaaaaaaatactcaaatgaaaacatcaaagcaaatgaatacatcaaaataataaaaaatacaataagaaaacaaagataaaaaaggtgataaaaacataggaagctacaaggctaaacagtgtggttaagtttaagtgctcagtcataggcacgtgagaagagaagtgtttttaacctggatataaaaatggatacatttggggcacgtctaagatcttctggtagtttattataagtgctaaacgcagcttctccatgtttagtttggactctgggctctattagctgacctgtgttcatggatctaagagccctgctcggtttatattcattaaacatatcagaaatgtatttgggtcctaaaccattcagagatttataaactaaaagtaccactttgaaatctattttgaaactgactggaagccaatgcaaagatttaagaactggagtgatgtgctctgttctcttggtcctgattaacattctagcagcagcattctgaatgagctggagttgttttacagtcttttttgggagtccagttaagagtccattacagtagtcaaccctattgagataaaagcatggatgagcttctcttggtctttttgggacaccaagcctttgattctggctatgtTATTAAGAtaatagaatgctgttttggtgactgctttgatatgactgttaaatgtgaggtctgagtctatcagaacaccaagattatgcacttgatccctggttttaagggcccgagaatccagctctttattaATACTAGTCTCTTATTtgtgttgccaaacacaataatatcTGCTTCAtgttggtttaattgtagacactTTGGATTCATCCAgatatttatgtgctctatacagtgacacagagagtctattgagctgttgtcatacggtacTACAATTAATACTACTACAATTACAATTAAAACTGCTTctattaccactactactatcaccactactactatcaccactactactatcaccactactactattaccactactactattaatactgctactattaccactacttCCTGCTGTGAGTGGTCCTACCTGTTTCCTATGAGCTCCCTGTCTTTGGTCAGGGCCTGGTCTGCCTGCTCCTGGGTCAGAAACTGGACATAAGCCTCCCCTGTTTTCCTTCCTCTGTAGTCTGTCGTCAGGGTCACCCCATCCTCCGCCACATCCAGGCCTGAACAGAACAGCTCTTAGTGCCAGTCAACGGATCACATATTTCTATTCACTCAATAGGGTGAAATTCTGATATAGAACTGGGCCTAAATGGTAGACAGTCTTATCAACATCTCAACAGGGTTAGTGTTTGATAAACCAGGCCTGTTGTGAACTGGCTCCTACCTGCGAAGAACAGCAggatgtctgtctctgtgcaaCTGTAGGGTAGACCTCGGAGTCGCACCACTCCATCCTTGGCGGGCAGCTGAATGGTCTTCTTCAGGATGGCCTCCGCATCACTGTTGGTCACCTCACTCACTGGAGGAAGAAGATAATTTACTCTAACACTGGTTACTTCACACTGGTAACCAACCTTCAATGTAGCGCTGTCCCAGATATACTGGTAACCAACCTTCAATGTAGCGCTGTCCCAGATATACTGGTAACCAACCTTCAATGTAGCGCTGTCCCAGATATACTGGTAACCAACCTTCAATGTAGCGCCGTCCCAGatactgtctgtgtttttcaaGGGCTTTGCTGACGTCCTCTTCATTCTCCAGCTCGATGAAGGCCTGGCCGTTGGGCTTCCCATCCCGGTTCACAGTCAAATGAATTCCCTTCACTCCGTCACGCACACGGCACTCTGAACAGGGACAAGGGATAATGTTAGAACAGCACTCTGAACAGGGACACGGGATAATGTTAGAACAGCACTCTGAACAGGGACACGGGATAATGTTAGAACAGCACTCTGAACAGGGACACGGGATAATGTTAGAACAGCACTCTGAACAGGGACACGGGATAATGTTAGAACAGCACTCTGAACAGGGACACAGGATAATGTTAGAACAGCACTCTGAACAGGGACACGGGATAATGTTAGAACAGCACTCTGAACAGGGACACGGCATAATGTTAGAACAGCACTCTGAACAGGGACACGGCATAATGTTAGAACAGCACTCTGAACAGGGACACGGGATAATGTTAGAACAGCACTCTGAACAGGGACACGGGATAATGTTAGAACAGCACTCTGAACAGGGACACGGGATAATGTTAGAACAGCACTCTGAACAGGGACACGGGATAATGTTAGAACAGCACTCTGAACAGGGACACAGGATAATGTTAGAACAGCACTCTGAACAGGGACACGGGATAATGTTAGAACAGCACTCTGAACAGGGACACAGGATAATGTTAGAACAGCACTCTGAACAGGGACACGGCATAATGTTAGAACAGCACTCTGAACAGGGACACAGGATAATGTTACAACAGCATTTTGGGATAAGGtcaggaaaataaaaatgtatccatgatAGCTAGATCACAGCCAAGACACAAAATACTATAACAACATGTTCAATAACAGTGTCCTGTCATATGGAAGTCTTGTGTCTACTACTGGTGACTCCCAGTAATAGACACTGGCTCTCGTTGGCAACCTGCCTGGACACTGACTCAGTGAAGGGAGGTCTTCTGCACCCAACCAGGGACAGTTAAGGTCACAGCCATATAATGTGAAAAGGATGAGATTTAACAAACCAGAGGGTTTACCAGAGAAGAAATGCATGATTAACCAATCCAGAGGGTTTACCAGAGAAGAAATGCATGATTTAACAATCCAGAGGGTTTACCAGAGAAGAAATGCATGATTTAACAATCCAGAGGGATTACCAGAGAAGAAATGCATGAGATCGTCAGCAGTGCAGGACCATGGAAGACCTTTAGCTCGGATTATGAACACCTCCTTCTCGGGCCTGGAGACAGAGCTGTAGTCTGGGAGAGGCGGGTAGTCCTCATCTTTGGTTGAGTCGCCTGCCTGACGCACCACAAAGAAAACCGGGTTACACGATACACTACCATCCATACTGAACCTGACCCGAAACGCAAAGCAATGCTCCATATCCCCCTAATTCAAATTATAACACTAACCCAACCTGTAATGCGTAAACAGAGCGATGCCGTCCTCCTAGGGGTGACAGATATGTCAGGTGTTATGTCCTTGGTCCCCACATGCCTCACATTGCCTTAAGTCCCACGCACAACGTCACTAACCTCTGAGTGAAGACCGTGATGGGACTGCAGTGTGGCAAGTCTGTGTATCCGGTGTTTTAGTGTGGCGGTCCAGTCGTGATGGAACTGCTGACGGCCACATCTCTCTACTAGCTGTAGGCCAGCTACCGTACCAGCGGCTCGGGTCTCAGACAAAACACTCTTGAAGAATTGTCTCCCCAAAATAGTGCGATGCAGTGCCAAAAACAAGGACCGACATTTAACACTCATATTTCCAAACCTGTTGTATAGTAATGATCCGACAATCCCACAGTAGACACGTCCTATGGCAGTGATTTATACAGTAAAAGCCACTTTCAAAAACTCATATAGAAAAAATGCGTACAACTGGCTCGGTAAACAGGAGAACGAATCACGCTGTCCAAGGGCAGCGACTTCTGAAAAGGTCAAAGTTAAATGTAGTCCGTCTTGGTTGCGTTGTGGATTATATGTAATGTCGCCGTCTAGTGTTCAGGAAGAATCAGTTATCTATAGGGTAGATTAATGCCATGATGGAACGTTCCATCAGACGACACCTATTGGCCAAAATGTCACCTTCATTGAAAGGTAAATGCTTTTGTCTAGGGGTTATCAAATCATTCATCAGACCTTGCCTAATGGTTTACAACACTTTTCCAGCTACAAAAACCTGATTTAATTTTGGAGCTAATTATCAGTCCCTTGATTAGATGAATCAGATGAGCTCGTTAAAGACAACAACAATGCGAAACGTCGTTAGCTGTCCTTCCTGCACTAGTTAGCTGTCCTAAATAAGGGACTCATGTATATGGGCGTTAACTTCAATAGATTAAGATTGTCTCGTTGAGCGGATTTTATTTCCCATGACATTCCAGTAGGCGGCGGTAATGTAATATACTTTCATTGACctccaccaaaacacttcaatgAAGAACAACCCGTGGTTCGAGTAACAACAAATATATCTGTAGGGTTGTTAGCTAGTTGTTTTGCTTGTTAGCTAAGTAAACATGCTTCTTCAGACTGTCAGACCATGGTGGTCGCTGATTCGTTGCCGAGGGCTGCCAGTACCAACCATACGACAATACCACGGTGACAGAGTGGCTGCGGTTGGCACACAGCCGGACACACAGTCGCATGAGTACATGGTGAGTGAGGGGCACAGCTAGTTATTTAGCATTGTGATACGCTGCTAGCTCGGTCTGCCCTTGAAATGAATGACTCTCAGTAAGTGTAATATTAACCTGACAACTAGCTGGTAAGTTGTCTAGTACTTATAACGTGTTCTTTACCACTGTACCACCAGCCATGTACTGCAGGGAATCGGGCGAAAGAACTAACTAAACATTCGAGGTTAACTGTTAACAAGACATTGAGAAGGGCAAATGCACTAATCAGCTGTCCAATCACACGACTCAGGTATTGCGGTCTTTCATGAGGTAGTGTTGTTGGTGCACTAGACTGTGTAAACGTTGATTGGTCCAATCCTAGCCCTTCCCAGACCATGGTCATTTGTTTCAGTTAGATTTACCATCAAGGACATGGTAGAAGCAGAATTATGCAGACAGCTCTTGGCATATGAAATAATTTTGATATGTGCTTGGTGTTGAGTGTTCAACACTACCAAGAGGAACAAGCTTTTATGGGATAGCTGGTAGTGCCCGGCCCATGCACCAGTTTCTTAATCTTTTCCTTAATAAAACACAGTAATATTTGACATTATTATACGTCACTTCACAGGAAAACTATGAACGGATGAAATCCCTTGTTGATGAGTTAAAAGAGAGATCCGAAAAAATCAAACTAGGTATGTTTCATTGAACATGTTATTAATGGtctttcaactgttctaatgtCAGAGCCATCCTCTGTCTGATCACATGCTTTATTGTgccaggtggaggagagagagccaGAAATCTGCACATTTCCAGAGGAAAGCTCCTCCCCAGAGAACGCATAGATAGACTCCTGGATCCAGGGTGAACACACCTACATCCTTTATTCTGCTTAACACATGAAGATAACATACAACCTTTATCCCGCTAAACACATAAAGATAACATACATCCTTTATCCCGCTAAACACGTAAAGATAACATACATCCTTTATCCCGCTAAACACGTAAAGATAACATACATCCTTTATCCCACTAAACACATAAAGATAACATACATCCTTTATCCCACTAAACACGTAAAGATAACATACATCCTTTTTCCCGCTAAGCTCGTAAAGATAACATATATCCTTTATCCCACTAAACACGTAAAGATAACATACATCCTTTATCCCACTAAACACGTAAAGATAACATACATCCTTTTTCCCGCTAAGCTCGTAAAGATAACATATATCCTTTATCCCGCTAAACACGTAAAGATAACATACATCCTTTATCCCGCTAAACACGTAAAGATAACATACATCCTTTATCCCGCTAAACACGTAAAGATAACATACATCCTTTATCCCGCTAAACACGTAAAGATAGCATCCATCCTTTGTCCCGCTTAAACACGTAAAGATAACATCCATCCTTTGTCCCGCTTAAACACGTAAAGATAACATCCATCCTTTGTCCCGCTTTAACACGTAAAGATAACATCCATCCTTTGTCCCGCTTAAACACGTAAAGATAACATCCATCCTTTGTCCCGCTTAAACACGTAACGATAACATCCATCCTTTGTCCCGCTTAAACACGTAAAGATAACATCCATCCTTTATCCCGCTAAACACGTAAAGATAACATCCATCCTTTGTCCCGCTAAACACGTAACGATAACATCCATCCTTTGTCCCGCTTAAACACGTAAAGATAACATCCATCCTTTATCCCGCTAAACACGTAACGATAACATCCATCCTTTGTCCCGCTAAATGTAGAAGCCTCCTGAGTAGAAGCTCACAACTGCTTTTTTTTGACGATCTCAGGGATCCTGTGTAATCCAAGGGTACCTTTATGGATTCCTCTCCCCAGGTCTCCATTCCTGGAGTTCTCCCAGTTTGCAGCCTATGAGCTCTATGGGAAGGAGGAAGTTCCAGCTGGAGGCATCATCTCAGGGATTGGCCGAGTCTCAGGGTGAGTGTCTATGATTGGTGAAGTGGATGTGGGGTTTTAGACGTTAAAATTAAAAGGCCATTGGAAATCTGAGATGTCTTTGCAGGTTCCTGGTAAAaatgtgttgagctcattgctgtatCTCCCATGTAGTGAGGATGTGTGATGTTCAACATAACTCACTAGTAATACAACAAGTAGTGTAAAATGACAgggagtagtagtagtaatgtaCTTTTGTTACTGTTGTAAGGTGTAGCAAGTAAATCCTATAGTAACTATAGTTACTAAGAAAATGTTTGAGTAATGACCTGAACTCTGACCCTGCTTGGTATTCCCCGTCCTTCAGTGTGGAGTGCGTCATCGTGGCTAACGACGCTACAGTGAAGGGGGGTACGTATTACCCAGTCACAGTCAAGAAGCACCTGAGAGCACAGGAGATCGCCCACCAGAACCACCTACCATGCATCTACCTGGGTCAGTACCTCCTTCCCAATGTGGCAGCATTGGGATATCTGTGAAAACGTGAACTTCGGAAAAGGGTAGGGTCTAAAGGTTCGGAGGATTGTGGTTTATTCAGTTTGTGGGTCTCTTGTTCTGTAGTGGACTTTACAAAAGGCTAACAACTTAAGGTCAGAGGTTGATTTCGTTtgttctgttgttctgtagtAGACATCGGAAAGGGTAAGGAtaaaaggtcagaggtcaggggttgaTTCAGTGTATTGCTCACCTGTTCTGTAGTGGACTCTGGAGGAGCCAATCTCCCCAGACAGGCTGAAGTCTTCCCAGACAGAGAACACTTTGGACGGATCTTCTTCAACCAGGCTCGCCTCTCCTCTGACGGAATAGCCCAGGTAATTAACAGCCCAGGTAATTAACAGCCCAGGTAATTAACAGCACAGGTAATTCATTAAGTAACTTTTACACCATGTTGGGAGGCACTAGCTCATTACCATGGTAATGTTTTTATCATTAAATGACAATGTTAAGAGTATGACTCTTAACATACATTCATGTGATTAAGTAAGGACACCCTCTGGAAAGCATATATGGACACCCTTTgttacatacaccgatcagccataacattatgaccacctgcctaatattgtgtaggtcccccttttgccaccaaaacagccctgacccgttgaggcatggactccaccagacctctgaaggtgagctgtggtatctggcactaaGACCTAACgtcagcagatcctttaagtcctgtaagttgcgaggtgggcctccatggatcagacttgtttgtccagcacatcccacagatgatcgattgagatctgggaaatttggaggccaagtcaacaccttttatattatatttgaactcattgttgtgttcctcaaaccattcctgaaccatttttgctttgtggtaggGTGCATtaccctgctgaaagaggccaatgccatctaGAAATACTGTTGCCaagaaagggtgcacatggtctgcaacaatgcttaggtaggtggtacatgtcaaagtaacatccacatgaatggcaggacccaaggtttctcagcagaacattgctcaaagcatcacactgcctccgccagcttgccttcttcccatagtgcatcctggtgccatgtgttctccaggtaagcgacacacacgcacctggccatccatgtgatgtaaaaggaaacgtgactcatcagaccaggctaccttcttccattgctccttggtccagttctgatgctcacatgcccattgtaggcgctt
This portion of the Esox lucius isolate fEsoLuc1 chromosome 13, fEsoLuc1.pri, whole genome shotgun sequence genome encodes:
- the grsf1 gene encoding G-rich sequence factor 1 isoform X4; this translates as MSVKCRSLFLALHRTILGRQFFKSVLSETRAAGTVAGLQLVERCGRQQFHHDWTATLKHRIHRLATLQSHHGLHSEAGDSTKDEDYPPLPDYSSVSRPEKEVFIIRAKGLPWSCTADDLMHFFSECRVRDGVKGIHLTVNRDGKPNGQAFIELENEEDVSKALEKHRQYLGRRYIEVSEVTNSDAEAILKKTIQLPAKDGVVRLRGLPYSCTETDILLFFAGLDVAEDGVTLTTDYRGRKTGEAYVQFLTQEQADQALTKDRELIGNRYIEVFPSNRNEIGGRRKAEAVEDGRVSRPSQPDRAVVQPREPRQTDRHEASPMSSHHFVHMRGLPYSATGQDIAQFFYPLALSKILLEFGPDGKATGEGEVYFTSHEDAIAAMTRDKAHMQERYIELFLNSAGPTEGE
- the grsf1 gene encoding G-rich sequence factor 1 isoform X3, producing the protein MPCPCSECCSNIILCPCSECCSNIIPCPCSECCSNIILCPCSECCSNIIPCPCSECCSNIIPCPCSECCSNIIPCPCSECCSNIIPCPCSECCSNIMPCPCSECCSNIMPCPCSECCSNIIPCPCSECCSNIILCPCSECCSNIIPCPCSECCSNIIPCPCSECRVRDGVKGIHLTVNRDGKPNGQAFIELENEEDVSKALEKHRQYLGRRYIEVSEVTNSDAEAILKKTIQLPAKDGVVRLRGLPYSCTETDILLFFAGLDVAEDGVTLTTDYRGRKTGEAYVQFLTQEQADQALTKDRELIGNRYIEVFPSNRNEIGGRRKAEAVEDGRVSRPSQPDRAVVQPREPRQTDRHEASPMSSHHFVHMRGLPYSATGQDIAQFFYPLALSKILLEFGPDGKATGEGEVYFTSHEDAIAAMTRDKAHMQERYIELFLNSAGPTEGE
- the grsf1 gene encoding G-rich sequence factor 1 isoform X2 yields the protein MPCPCSECCSNIILCPCSECCSNIIPCPCSECCSNIILCPCSECCSNIIPCPCSECCSNIIPCPCSECCSNIIPCPCSECCSNIIPCPCSECCSNIMPCPCSECCSNIMPCPCSECCSNIIPCPCSECCSNIILCPCSECCSNIIPCPCSECCSNIIPCPCSECCSNIIPCPCSECCSNIIPCPCSECRVRDGVKGIHLTVNRDGKPNGQAFIELENEEDVSKALEKHRQYLGRRYIEVSEVTNSDAEAILKKTIQLPAKDGVVRLRGLPYSCTETDILLFFAGLDVAEDGVTLTTDYRGRKTGEAYVQFLTQEQADQALTKDRELIGNRYIEVFPSNRNEIGGRRKAEAVEDGRVSRPSQPDRAVVQPREPRQTDRHASPMSSHHFVHMRGLPYSATGQDIAQFFYPLALSKILLEFGPDGKATGEGEVYFTSHEDAIAAMTRDKAHMQERYIELFLNSAGPTEGE
- the grsf1 gene encoding G-rich sequence factor 1 isoform X1 is translated as MPCPCSECCSNIILCPCSECCSNIIPCPCSECCSNIILCPCSECCSNIIPCPCSECCSNIIPCPCSECCSNIIPCPCSECCSNIIPCPCSECCSNIMPCPCSECCSNIMPCPCSECCSNIIPCPCSECCSNIILCPCSECCSNIIPCPCSECCSNIIPCPCSECCSNIIPCPCSECCSNIIPCPCSECRVRDGVKGIHLTVNRDGKPNGQAFIELENEEDVSKALEKHRQYLGRRYIEVSEVTNSDAEAILKKTIQLPAKDGVVRLRGLPYSCTETDILLFFAGLDVAEDGVTLTTDYRGRKTGEAYVQFLTQEQADQALTKDRELIGNRYIEVFPSNRNEIGGRRKAEAVEDGRVSRPSQPDRAVVQPREPRQTDRHEASPMSSHHFVHMRGLPYSATGQDIAQFFYPLALSKILLEFGPDGKATGEGEVYFTSHEDAIAAMTRDKAHMQERYIELFLNSAGPTEGE